The Malus sylvestris chromosome 3, drMalSylv7.2, whole genome shotgun sequence genomic sequence AACCTCGCGTATTAGAAGACAGTTGAACCACCGAaaagcaaattgaagaaattcgAGTCCTTGCTCCTCCACGTGTCTAGATACAGGTTCTAATgcagaagaaagaaaactaataaatatACACAAGAAAGATGATAGCTGAACTTTGACATGTTTGTTGCATCCCAGAGCATGAGGTATATTGCCATTTTCTGAAGATCTTACATGGAACTTTGTAGAGTATACAAGAAAAAGTTGGTCATTACTTCAACAAAACCAACtacatagaaaatattattttaacgACTCATATTTAACAACCCTTCACTACAATATGATGTACAAATGTGCAACAACATTTTATTGCATCAGATGGAGATTGCAAGCTACGCCAGTATGCATCTCTTGGTTGCTATACGCAAGTCCAAATATGCATAAAGAAAAGCAAACAGACTTCCATATTGAAAATTATGCCAGAGAAGAAATATCAAAATGATTCTAGCAAAAATTAATTCACTTTAAGCACGATGCACATATATGATTCAGTTCATCAAGGGAAAAGACCGCAAGAATAAGAAAACAGAAGCAAAAAAGTGGGGGTTACCATCAATCCGCCTGACCAATTCCTTTAGTTTAAACACAAGCCTCTGGATTCCTGGCTGAGCAAAAGTGTAATGATCTTGCATACCTTCAAGTAAATTTGATAGGCACCAATAGCAGTCAGCCTCTACATTAGATATTTTATCAGGAGACAGATCGGAGATCAACCAATTATCCACACTCCCGTCTAAGTATTCTGACAAGAAAACAACTAGAAAGGGAGTAACAAGATCATTTATTCCCTGAACATATCCACTTGCAGGATGTCGAATTGCCCTGAAAGAGACAAGGAGAAGTACCTTAAGAAGATATAACTAATAATCATatgaattaaataataaaaaaataaaataaaatgatggcATCTTGAATCATACTTCATATCTAGACGGTTTTTCCCTCTTTTCAAAGCTAAACTGTTGGAATCCAACAACAGCTTAGAAAATAAAACAGAAACAATTCACTTAATTAAGGTACCATGAATTGTTATCTGCATTTGATAGTCTAAACTTCTCAGTTAGAGGAAACAACTAGAAAACAAGTTTCACAAAATGAGGCGAGTTATGGTATTGAAGAGCTTTATCACTACTCACTATTTCTCCCTGCATGGTCCAAATCTCAATAGAGAGCTACCATCAAAATACCATGAAATGAACGTGGACACTTGAATCATTCTGATCAACATGACTAAATATCAGTAGAGGTGTAGCTAAAGATGTCTAGTTAAGTGACAATTACAATTTCAGATTCATGCCCATGCCAGCCCTCTTAATGCACAATGTTAAGAACACCAAACCTACCAGGTTATTGTAGAGAACATGTACAAATGAACTTAAACAAGTCACTATCAAATCGACACCGCTATCCCAAACAGTTTAGAGCAAGAACTACTTTGGTAAAACCAACAGGGCAATGCCAAATGTTTTCAAGTCTGACTGGTAATAAAAGCCTCTAAGCTTAGAGCTGTTAAAGCATTATTGGTATAGACATGGGCTGGTTTTTGAGACTGATGCATGGCACTAAACAGTAGGATAGTTTACGGACAAAATCACATCACTGTTCCATATTGTTAGCTACAACAAAATCAGCAAGTGTCTAATAAACCAAAGCCTTTCTGATGAACCCCACAACTTAAGACAATTGGTCTGGAATTCCCAGATCAATAAACCTAGCAAATTTTTTACACTTTTGTTTTCACGAACGAACAGGTCCAATAGATGCAACTTAGAACAATCAGTATTAGTTTGCATGAGAGCATTTGATGTAAAAAACAAGCCAATAACGACCATAATATAAGATACAGTATTTAACCAGGTATAAAGGATGCGCTCCAAGGATTTCTGGACTTGCTCCTGCTGAAAGAAAGATACATCTGGCACAGTTCTTGGGCAATCAACAGCAATCTAACAAGGTCAACAAAGGTAACTGTCAAAACCAGGAACAAGGTATTAACACTAAGAAAGTTGGCAGTTATTTAACATTTAAACACCTGACGAAGCATGTTTATCTCATCATCTGAACGCTCAGTATCCGGAATATCATAGTACTGAGAAGCACAGTCAAGATACTCAAGGCGCTTCCTTCTTAGAACTCCCTCCCTTCTATCTGAATTAGATGGTGCATATCCCTGTTGTCAgttcatattttaatttcaaaCAAGCCACAATTTTTACATGATAAACGCAATCCAGGTTATCAGAAAGGCAAATAAACGAGCCCCTTTTATAAGGTGATGGTATCTTCAAGTGCATGCTTTAGGACTTCCACTCCActtacaagaaaaaaaagtggAATGAAAAGCTTAATAACACAGTAACACAAGCATAAAAtcttgggagttttaacgacacactcccggtactgttcacttttaacgaaaaaccacatttttacctttcctagtactattcacttacacctttatttgtcctttttcattaaaactaaagttttttaggacatttcgttagttttccttaaaatcttAGGTACAAAGCATGGGATGCACATTGGACAACACTGAATGAATGAACTAGGCACCTATGACCAGCTAAAGGCAGCGACAGTTTTAAACTTGCAGTGAACAAAACATATAGAAGAAAAGGCCGGGTAAATAAATGTACTTGGGCACAAGGAGAGAACGTAGCCACTTCAATGTCATTAATGCTCCCTCTCACAAGGTGAACAGAAAACCAATGGCTTCTGCCTGATTCCACTTTAGGCAGCTTTGGAAGCAATTTCAATCAAGCCTTTCACAAACCTATTATACAATATACTATATGCAAATTTAAGCCATACACAGTACTAGGCTAATCCACCCACAACTTCTCTCTCCTCTAACAGCGAGCGGGCAATAAATCTATATTTGCAGCATCTAAAATGGTTAAATATCTGTGGTTAATTATTAGAGTACATTGGATAACAAATCCAAAAAACGTCATAGTGCTTTTAATAAAAGTATTGAAGCATAGAGCTTACCAAAAGAAGCCTCCATACGTCGGGCCGCATATATGGTGGTACGCCACTCCAAGCCAACTCACGCAACTTTTCTACATAAACAATCAAGATTCAATTTGAAAGGAAATGAAGAATCAAAGTTCAATTAGTGCAAAAACGAAACTTGGGGAGGTAACAGATTTATCAAAAGAGTGACCTAGGCTACAATGCTTGATCATACCAGCAACAATGACATGTGTGAAAGTTTAGATTTCAAATCATGAGGATGCCCACTAAATGATGAAAGGACTACACAAAATTTTGAAGCTAAAAAGCAACAAACAAAACCCCAGGGTGACATTTATTTCTCTCCTTATGATAGTTGTGAAGAACAGGGAACGGATCAGGTTTTGGGAGCACTGGTGGATAGAGGGGAATCTCCTTTGTGTGCACATTTTCCATGTCTATATGGACCAATTGCCAATAAGTCTTATGTCTCCCTTCCGGACTCTCTTTGGCATGCAGCTGTTTCTAGTCCGTTTCATTTAAATGTTTTGCAATTTCAATTGAGATGCTATTAGACATTGCATGAGTTCCTAGGAGCTAGTTCAGGGTCTCCAGAGATCTTCTATTAAtgtatttcaattttcaagTTGATAGCTTGTCACTATGTTTCTTTCTGTGCTTCTACCGTATCAGAAAACACTTTGGTttttcataataaaaaaataataatttaataagaACAACAGATTCTAACAAGTATTCTAGGTGGCTCGGAAAAGAAAACACTTTAGCTTTACATAGTCGCACTTTGATCAATATAGAGGAAGGGGAGAAGAAATGCAGGGGAGGGGAAATTTCAAGAGAAATAGTCCTTAAATACCTAATATCACTGTTGTCTCTGAAAGAACCTTTGTGAACTTCATAACTCTTGCAGAATCAGTAGCTCTAGCTCCCATGGCAGATTTTTTAGCTCCTCTAGAAATATTGTCAACATTCGAGGTTGATGATGTTAACTTATTTGAATTTTCATTATTGCTGGGGTTGCCTAGAACCTCGTTGTCTTCCTATTTTAGAAGTAACAGTACCAGTAGTTACATTTTCAATTAACCAACTACAGCTGCAAATGGCTTTAATGATTTACTTTTCAAGCTCATTAGACAAAAAGGAGATAAAAATAAACCTCCAAGGCTCTGCGATCACTTGTTTGAGCATCATTGAATGATAAGCTCCTTCCATAATTTGGAGAGGGCACTTGTAATTTTGAAGGATCCGCCAGGTTTGACCTCCTAGTCAGTAACACTTTACCGGGAATACTACGCCCTTTGAGCAACCTAGGTATCAGGACAATATGATCAAAGGAAAAATAATTAGATATTTGAACATATAATTATAAACAATAGATCTTATTTAGAACAACATTTAGCAACTGAAGTACAAAAACGAATCTAAAGAATTGTGGACAAGGTTCCAGAAGAGACATAGGTTGCTTCAGTTTGCAACCTTAAACTAAACATAACCCAAGTATATCATAACCGTTGACACGAACATTAAACTTTGATCAAACTGCTAAAAATCCAAAGGTATATGATAGAACATTATATAACGCAACAACGGAAAGGAGTCGTTTTGTCAGAAGGCTCGAATAATCTAATGCAATCTGAATCTTATCAAGATTGGGACTACAATTATAAGTTTAAATCATATAACAAATCAGACTATCTTACACACTGAACCATGGCAGTATTGGTTCAATCTAAGTAGTCTAAGGTACATGCTTGCTagtcttttgaaaaaaaattaagtaaaaACTGAATCTAGCGTCGCTAACTTTCAGCTAAATGATATTAACTTGAGGTTAATGCATAACAAAATCGCCAGCTGAATGAACTAAGCAAAAGAAAGTTAAGAACCAGATAAAAAACGTGAACCACATATTCACTCTAAATTCAAAAGGTCACTTCAGTTTTCCTGCATTTTCCAATTTGAGCACAGAGATCTCCAGTCACACTAATTTTCTCACCGATTTCGCATCGAAAACATCGAAATGAACAAAACCCACGTTCAGAATTTGagaaatcaaaattcaaaagctattCTTTTTACATATTGGGGCCAATTCTAATCTCCAATGCAATGGATTAGAGCCATTAACGAGTGAGAAACTGCATCCTAATTGTTTCAGTTCAATTTTAATCTTCAAAAGGAAGCTTCTTGCAAATGGGTTTTCAAATCGGAGGAAAATCATAAGCAAAAATCATCaagaaattcataaaaataCTCAGAAAAAAAATACCCTTGAACATTTCTGAGGGTTTGGTTGAATCTGGATTCGGGGGTTGAGATTGCGCTTTCTTTCTTGGAGTGATTTTCTTCTCTGTCGAAGCTCTGATTGCTCTTGTTGTTCATGGCTGTTGCTCTACAACGACCATGctgtttgttttttcttttcttgtttttattggGTGCTTGTTTT encodes the following:
- the LOC126616633 gene encoding uncharacterized protein LOC126616633 isoform X2 — its product is MNNKSNQSFDREENHSKKESAISTPESRFNQTLRNVQGLLKGRSIPGKVLLTRRSNLADPSKLQVPSPNYGRSLSFNDAQTSDRRALEEDNEVLGNPSNNENSNKLTSSTSNVDNISRGAKKSAMGARATDSARVMKFTKVLSETTVILEKLRELAWSGVPPYMRPDVWRLLLGYAPSNSDRREGVLRRKRLEYLDCASQYYDIPDTERSDDEINMLRQIAVDCPRTVPDVSFFQQEQVQKSLERILYTWAIRHPASGYVQGINDLVTPFLVVFLSEYLDGSVDNWLISDLSPDKISNVEADCYWCLSNLLEGMQDHYTFAQPGIQRLVFKLKELVRRIDEPVSRHVEEQGLEFLQFAFRWFNCLLIREIPFNLISRLWDTYLAEGDALPDFLVYIFASFLLTLKLF
- the LOC126616633 gene encoding uncharacterized protein LOC126616633 isoform X1, with amino-acid sequence MNNKSNQSFDREENHSKKESAISTPESRFNQTLRNVQGLLKGRSIPGKVLLTRRSNLADPSKLQVPSPNYGRSLSFNDAQTSDRRALEEDNEVLGNPSNNENSNKLTSSTSNVDNISRGAKKSAMGARATDSARVMKFTKVLSETTVILEKLRELAWSGVPPYMRPDVWRLLLGYAPSNSDRREGVLRRKRLEYLDCASQYYDIPDTERSDDEINMLRQIAVDCPRTVPDVSFFQQEQVQKSLERILYTWAIRHPASGYVQGINDLVTPFLVVFLSEYLDGSVDNWLISDLSPDKISNVEADCYWCLSNLLEGMQDHYTFAQPGIQRLVFKLKELVRRIDEPVSRHVEEQGLEFLQFAFRWFNCLLIREIPFNLISRLWDTYLAEGDALPDFLVYIFASFLLTWSEELQKLDFQELVMFLQHLPTHNWTHQELEMVLSRAFMWHSMFKSSPRHLAS